In Zonotrichia leucophrys gambelii isolate GWCS_2022_RI chromosome 14, RI_Zleu_2.0, whole genome shotgun sequence, a single window of DNA contains:
- the TRAF7 gene encoding E3 ubiquitin-protein ligase TRAF7 isoform X2, with product MSLRSTFSLHEEEEEPEPLVFAEQPSVKLCCQLCCSVFKDPVITTCGHTFCRRCALTSEKCPVDNAKLTVVVNNIAVAEQIGELFIHCKYGCRPAASSKSPAFEVDPRGCPFTIKLSARKDHESSCDYRPVRCPNNPSCPPLLKMNLEAHLKECEHIKCPHSKYGCAFIGNQDTYETHLETCKFEGLKEFLQQTDDRFHEMQVAMAQKDQEIAFLRSMLGKLSEKIDQLEKNLELKFDVLDENQSKLSEDLMEFRRDASMLNDELSHINARLNMGILGSYDPQQIFKCKGTFVGHQGPVWCLCVYSIGDLLFSGSSDKTIKVWDTCTTYKCQKTLEGHDGIVLALCIQGNKLYSGSADCTIIVWDIQNLQKVNTIRAHDNPVCTLVSSHNMLFSGSLKAIKVWDIVGTELKLKKELTGLNHWVRALVASQNYLYSGSYQTIKIWDIRNLECVHVLQTSGGSVYSIAVTNHHIVCGTYENLIHVWDIETKEQVRTLTGHVGTVYALAVISTPDQTKVFSASYDRSLRVWSMDNMICTQTLLRHQGSVTALAVSRGRLFSGAVDSTVKVWTC from the exons ATGTCCCTGCGCTCCACGTTCTCGCTCcacgaggaagaggaggagcca gagcccctggtgtttgcagagcagccctctgtgaagctgtgctgccagctgtgctgcagtgtcTTCAAGGATCCCGTCATCACAACCTGTGGG CACACGTTTTGCAGGAGATGTGCCTTAACATCTG AGAAGTGCCCCGTGGACAACGCCAAGCTGACGGTGGTGGTGAACAACATCGCGGTGGCCGAGCAGATCGGGGAGCTGTTCATCCACTGCAAGTACGGCTGCCGGCCCGCCGCCAGCAGCAAGAGCCCTGCCTTCGAGGTGGACCCCCGAGGCTGCCCCTTCACCATCAAACTCAGTGCCAGGAA GGATCATGAGAGCAGCTGTGATTACAGGCCCGTGCGCTGCCCCAACAACCCCAGCTGCCCTCCCCTCCTCAAAATGAACCTGGAGGCTCACCTGAAGGAGTGTGAGCACATCAAGTGTCCCCACTCCAAATACGG GTGTGCCTTCATAGGGAACCAGGACACCTACGAGACCCACCTGGAGACGTGCAAGTTCGAGGGGCTGAAGGAGTTCCTGCAGCAGACAGACGATCGCTTCCACGAGATGCAGGTGGCCATGGCCCAGAAGGACCAGGAGATCGCCTTCCTGCGCTCCATGCTGGGCAAGCTCTCGGAGAAAATCGACCAGCTGGAGAAGAACCTGGAGCTGAAGTTTG ATGTGCTGGATGAGAACCAGAGCAAGCTGAGCGAGGACCTGATGGAATTCCGCAGGGACGCCTCCATGCTGAAC GATGAGCTCTCCCACATCAATGCTCGGCTCAACATGGGCATCCTTGGAT cctaTGATCCTCAGCAGATCTTCAAGTGCAAGGGGACCTTTGTGGGCCACCAGGGCCCCGtgtggtgtctgtgtgtgtactCCATAGGAGACTTGCTCTTCAGTGGCTCCTCAGACAAAACCATTAAG GTGTGGGATACCTGTACCACGTACAAGTGCCAAAAGACCCTGGAGGGTCACGATGGAATTGTGCTGGCTCTCTGCATCCAGGG GAACAAGCTGTACAGTGGCTCTGCTGACTGCACCATCATC GTCTGGGATATTCAGAACCTGCAGAAGGTGAACACGATCCGAGCACACGACAATCCTGTTTGCACTTTGGTCTCCTCACACAACATGCTCTTCAGTGGCTCCCTCAAAGCCATCAag GTGTGGGATATTGTGGGAACTGAGCTCAAGCTGAAGAAGGAGCTGACAGGTCTCAACCACTGGGTTCGAGCGCTGGTGGCTTCCCAGAACTACCTGTACAGTGGATCCTACCAGACCATCAAG ATCTGGGACATCCGGAACCTGGAATGTGTGCACGTGCTGCAGACGTCGGGAGGCAGCGTCTACTCCATCGCCGTGACCAACCACCACATCGTGTGTGGCACCTACGAGAACCTCATCCAC gtgtgGGACATCGAGACCAAGGAGCAGGTGCGCACACTGACCGGGCACGTGGGCACAGTCTACGCCCTCGCCGTCATCTCCACGCCCGATCAAACCAAAGTCTTCAGCGCGTCCTACGACCGCTCGCTCAGG GTGTGGAGCATGGACAACATGATCTGCACCCAGACCCTGCTGCGCCACCAGGGCAGCGTCACCGCCCTGGCCGTGTCCCGCGGCCGCCTCTTCTCCGGCGCTGTGGACAGCACTGTCAAG GTCTGGACGTGCTAA
- the TRAF7 gene encoding E3 ubiquitin-protein ligase TRAF7 isoform X1: MSSNKSARYNRFSSGTTNITTAENTNGTRMETTFGPAFSAVTTITKADGTNTFKQHRRTPSSSSTLTYSPRDEDDGMPPISTPRRSDSAISVRSLHSESNMSLRSTFSLHEEEEEPEPLVFAEQPSVKLCCQLCCSVFKDPVITTCGHTFCRRCALTSEKCPVDNAKLTVVVNNIAVAEQIGELFIHCKYGCRPAASSKSPAFEVDPRGCPFTIKLSARKDHESSCDYRPVRCPNNPSCPPLLKMNLEAHLKECEHIKCPHSKYGCAFIGNQDTYETHLETCKFEGLKEFLQQTDDRFHEMQVAMAQKDQEIAFLRSMLGKLSEKIDQLEKNLELKFDVLDENQSKLSEDLMEFRRDASMLNDELSHINARLNMGILGSYDPQQIFKCKGTFVGHQGPVWCLCVYSIGDLLFSGSSDKTIKVWDTCTTYKCQKTLEGHDGIVLALCIQGNKLYSGSADCTIIVWDIQNLQKVNTIRAHDNPVCTLVSSHNMLFSGSLKAIKVWDIVGTELKLKKELTGLNHWVRALVASQNYLYSGSYQTIKIWDIRNLECVHVLQTSGGSVYSIAVTNHHIVCGTYENLIHVWDIETKEQVRTLTGHVGTVYALAVISTPDQTKVFSASYDRSLRVWSMDNMICTQTLLRHQGSVTALAVSRGRLFSGAVDSTVKVWTC; the protein is encoded by the exons ATGAGCTCAAACAAGAGCGCTCGCTACAATCGTTTCTCCAGTGGCACCACCAACATCACTACTGCTGAGAACACTAACGGG aCAAGAATGGAAACAACTTTTGGACCAGCCTTCTCTGCTGTGACCACCATCACAAAGG CTGACGGGACCAACACTTTCAAGCAGCACCGCCGGACCCCGTCCTCCTCCAGCACCCTCACGTACTCCCCACGGGACGAGGATGATGGCATG CCTCCCATCAGCACCCCGCGCCGCTCCGACTCCGCCATCTCCGTCCGCTCCCTGCACTCCGAGTCCAACATGTCCCTGCGCTCCACGTTCTCGCTCcacgaggaagaggaggagcca gagcccctggtgtttgcagagcagccctctgtgaagctgtgctgccagctgtgctgcagtgtcTTCAAGGATCCCGTCATCACAACCTGTGGG CACACGTTTTGCAGGAGATGTGCCTTAACATCTG AGAAGTGCCCCGTGGACAACGCCAAGCTGACGGTGGTGGTGAACAACATCGCGGTGGCCGAGCAGATCGGGGAGCTGTTCATCCACTGCAAGTACGGCTGCCGGCCCGCCGCCAGCAGCAAGAGCCCTGCCTTCGAGGTGGACCCCCGAGGCTGCCCCTTCACCATCAAACTCAGTGCCAGGAA GGATCATGAGAGCAGCTGTGATTACAGGCCCGTGCGCTGCCCCAACAACCCCAGCTGCCCTCCCCTCCTCAAAATGAACCTGGAGGCTCACCTGAAGGAGTGTGAGCACATCAAGTGTCCCCACTCCAAATACGG GTGTGCCTTCATAGGGAACCAGGACACCTACGAGACCCACCTGGAGACGTGCAAGTTCGAGGGGCTGAAGGAGTTCCTGCAGCAGACAGACGATCGCTTCCACGAGATGCAGGTGGCCATGGCCCAGAAGGACCAGGAGATCGCCTTCCTGCGCTCCATGCTGGGCAAGCTCTCGGAGAAAATCGACCAGCTGGAGAAGAACCTGGAGCTGAAGTTTG ATGTGCTGGATGAGAACCAGAGCAAGCTGAGCGAGGACCTGATGGAATTCCGCAGGGACGCCTCCATGCTGAAC GATGAGCTCTCCCACATCAATGCTCGGCTCAACATGGGCATCCTTGGAT cctaTGATCCTCAGCAGATCTTCAAGTGCAAGGGGACCTTTGTGGGCCACCAGGGCCCCGtgtggtgtctgtgtgtgtactCCATAGGAGACTTGCTCTTCAGTGGCTCCTCAGACAAAACCATTAAG GTGTGGGATACCTGTACCACGTACAAGTGCCAAAAGACCCTGGAGGGTCACGATGGAATTGTGCTGGCTCTCTGCATCCAGGG GAACAAGCTGTACAGTGGCTCTGCTGACTGCACCATCATC GTCTGGGATATTCAGAACCTGCAGAAGGTGAACACGATCCGAGCACACGACAATCCTGTTTGCACTTTGGTCTCCTCACACAACATGCTCTTCAGTGGCTCCCTCAAAGCCATCAag GTGTGGGATATTGTGGGAACTGAGCTCAAGCTGAAGAAGGAGCTGACAGGTCTCAACCACTGGGTTCGAGCGCTGGTGGCTTCCCAGAACTACCTGTACAGTGGATCCTACCAGACCATCAAG ATCTGGGACATCCGGAACCTGGAATGTGTGCACGTGCTGCAGACGTCGGGAGGCAGCGTCTACTCCATCGCCGTGACCAACCACCACATCGTGTGTGGCACCTACGAGAACCTCATCCAC gtgtgGGACATCGAGACCAAGGAGCAGGTGCGCACACTGACCGGGCACGTGGGCACAGTCTACGCCCTCGCCGTCATCTCCACGCCCGATCAAACCAAAGTCTTCAGCGCGTCCTACGACCGCTCGCTCAGG GTGTGGAGCATGGACAACATGATCTGCACCCAGACCCTGCTGCGCCACCAGGGCAGCGTCACCGCCCTGGCCGTGTCCCGCGGCCGCCTCTTCTCCGGCGCTGTGGACAGCACTGTCAAG GTCTGGACGTGCTAA